A genome region from Sphingorhabdus sp. SMR4y includes the following:
- a CDS encoding amidase — protein sequence MIRWNDLEAANARLNAFVDFDESAIFGSGPLDGMTIGIKANIAVKGLPWTGGIGGYRDRIAANDADAVARLRAAGAAIIGTLNMEEAALGAKTDNPFFGATQNPHRIGFSPGGSSGGSAAAVAAGLCDLALGTDTMGSVRIPAAYCGIYGLKPTRGAISQQGLEIAEATLDCIGPMARSLEDLEACSRILLDIQVPQAIDNIVLLENLGGVDCEPAVLENLARASSFLGATDEFALPYPLTRVRYAGFILTSLALSEALGGLIETNPDGVSDNLKFLLTFGPKRSASDLAEDRKILAEVSEALHEIVGQYGAILLPTAPQAAFSHGDQAPANQADFTCLANIAGLPAITIPAGWNSDGLPVAVQLVGAAGNEAGLLQLAAKLDKSLSAYRQPSPFYRQ from the coding sequence ATGATCCGGTGGAATGATCTTGAGGCAGCCAATGCGAGATTGAACGCATTTGTCGATTTCGACGAAAGCGCGATATTCGGGTCCGGGCCGCTGGATGGCATGACCATCGGGATCAAGGCCAATATCGCGGTCAAGGGTCTGCCATGGACCGGCGGCATCGGCGGCTATCGGGACCGCATCGCGGCCAACGATGCCGATGCGGTGGCCAGGCTGCGAGCGGCAGGCGCAGCGATCATCGGCACGCTGAACATGGAAGAGGCTGCGCTGGGCGCAAAGACCGACAATCCTTTTTTCGGCGCGACGCAAAATCCGCACCGGATCGGCTTTTCGCCCGGCGGCTCGTCGGGCGGCAGCGCGGCGGCGGTTGCAGCCGGGCTGTGCGATCTGGCGCTGGGTACCGACACGATGGGATCCGTCCGAATTCCGGCGGCCTATTGCGGCATTTACGGTCTCAAGCCGACCCGCGGCGCGATCAGCCAGCAGGGACTGGAGATTGCCGAAGCGACACTTGACTGCATCGGTCCAATGGCGCGGTCATTGGAAGATTTGGAAGCATGTTCACGGATTCTGCTGGACATTCAAGTCCCGCAAGCCATTGATAATATTGTATTGTTGGAAAATCTTGGCGGTGTCGACTGTGAACCGGCCGTGTTGGAAAATCTGGCAAGGGCGAGCAGTTTTCTGGGCGCGACAGACGAATTTGCATTGCCTTATCCGCTCACCCGCGTCCGCTATGCCGGGTTCATATTGACCTCGCTCGCCTTGTCCGAAGCGCTCGGCGGATTGATCGAGACCAATCCGGATGGTGTTTCCGACAATCTCAAATTTCTTCTGACTTTCGGTCCGAAGCGCAGCGCATCCGACCTGGCCGAAGACCGCAAAATCCTGGCCGAGGTGAGCGAGGCGTTGCATGAAATCGTCGGGCAATATGGCGCAATCCTTTTGCCCACCGCGCCGCAGGCGGCATTCAGCCATGGCGACCAGGCCCCCGCCAATCAGGCGGATTTCACCTGTCTGGCCAATATAGCCGGTCTGCCGGCAATCACTATTCCGGCCGGCTGGAATAGCGACGGGCTGCCGGTAGCGGTGCAACTGGTCGGCGCGGCGGGCAATGAAGCGGGCCTGCTGCAGCTTGCTGCAAAATTGGACAAGAGCTTGTCCGCTTATCGTCAACCCTCCCCATTTTATCGACAATGA
- a CDS encoding MmgE/PrpD family protein, whose protein sequence is MSATGKIIAFAAADHGLPDSARAAALHFLSDTLAGGAAGAASDEARAMLGAVIGWGSVGESRLLGSSDRLPAPSAAWFNGFAIHCLEWDAVHEPAVVHALSVVTAALIASADRLDGCDRGDFLTALAVGVDIASGLGIAATGAMQFFRPATAGVIGAALAVARLEKVAAERLPDILGLAYSQAAGTMQAHVEASVALPLQIANASRAAITAVDLAQAGMDGPHDALEGPFGYFALFEPGDLARYTDTIGKSWLIENVSVKPFPSGRASHGILGALDALLRDGALDASRVRAVDVAAPPLIHRLVGRPYKSDMTPSYARLCLPFLVPLMLRDRIIDPGCFTPAEFANPDLVKLGEKVIVRIDDNPDHNALAPQSLTIRLNDGSEIVRTITDNLGSPASPMSEAQTRTKRELAQRLASAGCDPRIFDDPLAYVTEPR, encoded by the coding sequence ATGAGCGCGACCGGGAAAATCATCGCCTTTGCGGCAGCCGACCATGGCTTGCCGGACTCCGCGAGAGCAGCAGCGCTCCATTTTCTGAGCGATACATTGGCCGGCGGCGCGGCCGGTGCTGCTTCCGATGAAGCACGCGCCATGCTCGGCGCCGTCATCGGTTGGGGGTCCGTCGGGGAATCGCGGCTGCTGGGATCAAGCGACCGTCTGCCCGCGCCTTCCGCCGCCTGGTTCAACGGCTTTGCCATCCACTGCCTCGAATGGGACGCGGTGCATGAACCTGCGGTGGTCCATGCTCTGTCGGTGGTGACCGCCGCCTTGATCGCATCGGCGGACCGACTGGACGGCTGTGACCGGGGTGATTTTCTGACCGCCCTTGCAGTAGGTGTCGACATTGCCAGCGGCCTCGGCATTGCCGCTACCGGAGCGATGCAATTCTTCCGGCCTGCTACCGCCGGAGTGATCGGCGCGGCGCTGGCCGTCGCGCGGCTGGAAAAGGTGGCAGCCGAACGGTTGCCGGACATTCTCGGACTCGCATATTCTCAGGCGGCCGGAACGATGCAGGCCCATGTCGAGGCTTCGGTCGCCTTGCCTTTGCAGATTGCCAACGCTTCGCGGGCGGCGATCACGGCAGTCGATCTGGCGCAGGCCGGAATGGACGGACCGCATGATGCACTGGAAGGCCCGTTCGGTTATTTCGCACTGTTCGAGCCCGGTGATCTGGCGCGCTATACCGACACTATCGGCAAAAGCTGGCTGATCGAAAATGTCAGCGTAAAGCCCTTTCCTTCCGGTCGGGCCAGCCATGGCATATTGGGAGCGCTGGATGCGTTGCTGCGCGATGGCGCGTTGGATGCATCCCGGGTTCGGGCCGTCGACGTCGCGGCACCACCGTTGATCCATCGCCTGGTCGGGCGCCCCTATAAGAGCGATATGACCCCCAGCTATGCGCGGCTCTGCCTGCCATTTCTGGTACCGCTGATGCTGCGCGACCGGATCATCGATCCCGGCTGCTTCACACCGGCAGAATTTGCCAACCCGGATCTGGTGAAGCTGGGTGAAAAAGTGATCGTGCGGATTGATGACAATCCCGATCACAACGCACTGGCACCGCAAAGCCTGACCATCCGACTGAACGATGGCAGCGAGATCGTGCGCACGATTACCGACAATCTGGGCAGCCCCGCATCACCCATGTCCGAAGCGCAAACCCGAACCAAGCGCGAACTGGCCCAACGCCTGGCCAGCGCCGGCTGCGACCCCCGAATCTTTGACGATCCTCTAGCCTATGTGACGGAGCCCCGATGA
- a CDS encoding polysaccharide deacetylase family protein, producing MQEERMDWPDGAKMALSIVVNVEEGSEMTVARGDRGMEPVDELGIHIKSPIRNYGNESNYLYGIKAGAPRIVKLLRDYDIMASWTVAAMSLENHPEIAQAIADLGHEPVSHGYRWVHQFKMDEDKEREFIRKAVSSIEKTVGVRPYGWLSRYFHTDNTRRLLIEEGFAYHMDDYSGDIPFWDKQTVPAKPLAIVPYQLDSNDMKMWTDPAMTPQQWLDYAKHNFDQIYREGEEGHPKMMSLGLHLRIIGRPGRIWAFEEFLKHVRSKKDVWVTSRHQIARHLAKVDPA from the coding sequence ATGCAGGAAGAACGCATGGACTGGCCGGATGGCGCGAAAATGGCGCTGAGCATCGTCGTCAATGTCGAGGAAGGCAGCGAGATGACGGTCGCGCGCGGCGATCGCGGCATGGAGCCGGTGGATGAACTGGGCATCCATATCAAGTCGCCGATCCGCAACTATGGCAACGAGAGCAATTATCTCTACGGCATCAAGGCCGGGGCGCCGCGGATCGTGAAACTGCTCCGCGACTATGACATCATGGCGAGCTGGACGGTGGCGGCAATGAGCCTCGAAAACCATCCTGAGATCGCGCAGGCGATTGCCGACCTGGGCCATGAACCGGTCAGCCACGGCTATCGCTGGGTGCACCAGTTCAAGATGGACGAAGACAAGGAACGGGAGTTCATTCGCAAGGCTGTCAGCTCAATCGAGAAAACCGTCGGCGTGCGCCCCTATGGCTGGCTGTCACGCTATTTTCACACCGACAATACGCGGCGCCTGCTGATCGAGGAGGGCTTCGCCTATCATATGGATGACTATTCGGGCGACATTCCCTTCTGGGACAAGCAGACCGTGCCGGCCAAGCCGCTGGCCATCGTGCCCTATCAGCTCGACAGCAATGACATGAAAATGTGGACCGATCCGGCGATGACGCCGCAGCAATGGCTGGATTATGCCAAGCATAATTTCGACCAGATCTACCGCGAGGGCGAAGAAGGCCATCCCAAGATGATGTCGCTCGGCCTGCATCTGCGGATCATCGGGCGGCCCGGCCGCATCTGGGCATTCGAGGAATTTCTCAAGCATGTCCGCTCGAAAAAGGATGTCTGGGTGACCAGCCGGCACCAGATTGCCCGGCATCTGGCAAAGGTGGATCCGGCATGA
- a CDS encoding phenylacetate--CoA ligase family protein: MTFPTYFEAFDAKQMLDQYPVGDDFVSRYTSMSRDELYAIQDRQFRKLMRRGWEIPFYQRLWGAQGIEPGDIQGLADITKLPVYDKSDLMASVNDHPPYGDFDGRGDDPVIFHTTSGTTGRPQPLMFGPKGREVTNLLVGRMYRWMGLGRDDVVQSVYGHGMINGGHYIREAVTHFTNSLFLSAGTGIETRSINQVNLMADFGVTCMVGFVDYVRKLADVAEAEKLFDRINLKMIIGHLGTEDRASTEAAWHGAKAYDWYGVGDTGSIAGEGPDRDGLYVWEDAQYLELLDIDDGTPVTPGETGDMVVTCLFKDDIAPCIRFNTHDVTEERTDTNSTGMVFKRISGFKGRSDNMVKLRGINIFPHAVGSIIENRDDLTGEYVCYVTRDEKGRDEMKVVLESRGGSDPSQLSELLRKGIGIDVAIELVGVGGTAAASQIDVRQKPIRLIDERGL, encoded by the coding sequence ATGACCTTTCCGACCTATTTTGAAGCTTTCGACGCCAAGCAGATGCTCGACCAATATCCGGTCGGCGATGATTTTGTCAGCCGCTACACAAGCATGTCCCGCGACGAACTGTATGCGATCCAGGACAGGCAATTCCGGAAACTGATGCGTCGCGGTTGGGAAATTCCCTTTTACCAGCGCCTGTGGGGCGCGCAGGGCATCGAGCCGGGCGATATTCAGGGCCTGGCCGACATCACGAAGCTGCCCGTCTATGACAAGTCCGACCTGATGGCCTCGGTCAACGACCATCCGCCCTATGGCGACTTTGACGGGCGCGGTGACGATCCCGTTATATTCCATACAACCAGCGGAACGACCGGACGCCCGCAGCCGCTGATGTTCGGCCCCAAGGGTCGGGAGGTGACCAATCTTCTGGTCGGGCGCATGTATCGCTGGATGGGGCTGGGTCGGGATGATGTGGTCCAGTCGGTCTACGGCCACGGCATGATCAACGGCGGCCATTATATCCGCGAAGCGGTGACCCATTTCACCAATTCCCTGTTCCTGAGCGCCGGAACCGGCATCGAGACGCGGTCGATCAACCAGGTCAATCTGATGGCGGATTTCGGCGTCACCTGCATGGTCGGCTTTGTCGATTATGTGCGCAAACTGGCAGATGTGGCAGAAGCGGAAAAGCTGTTCGACCGGATCAATCTGAAAATGATCATCGGCCATCTCGGCACCGAGGACCGGGCCTCGACCGAAGCCGCCTGGCATGGAGCAAAGGCCTATGACTGGTATGGTGTCGGCGACACCGGCAGCATCGCCGGCGAAGGTCCGGACCGCGACGGTCTTTATGTCTGGGAGGACGCCCAATATCTGGAACTGCTCGACATTGACGACGGCACGCCGGTCACACCGGGCGAGACCGGCGACATGGTCGTCACCTGCCTGTTCAAGGACGACATTGCGCCCTGCATCCGTTTCAACACGCATGATGTTACCGAGGAACGCACCGACACAAATTCGACCGGCATGGTGTTCAAGCGGATATCCGGGTTCAAGGGGCGCAGCGACAATATGGTGAAGCTGCGCGGGATCAACATTTTCCCCCATGCGGTCGGTTCGATCATCGAGAATCGCGACGATCTCACCGGCGAATATGTCTGCTATGTGACCCGCGATGAAAAGGGCCGGGACGAGATGAAAGTGGTGCTCGAAAGCCGCGGCGGGTCCGACCCGTCGCAGCTTTCCGAACTTCTGCGCAAGGGTATCGGCATCGATGTGGCCATCGAGCTCGTCGGCGTCGGCGGAACCGCGGCGGCGAGCCAGATCGACGTGCGGCAAAAGCCGATCCGGCTGATCGACGAGCGGGGGCTGTGA
- a CDS encoding SDR family NAD(P)-dependent oxidoreductase translates to MSGRYAGKTVVVTGSGKQKGLGQGILQRFADEGAHCVVSDLAIGEEEEAVAEELRGRGAEVATIACDVSDAAQCQALVDQTVEAFGAVDIFVNNAGIGFMMKPLLDVDPADWATVIGVNLSGAFYCTQAAARAMVASGKGGRIINIASQAAKTAFPHLPAYVSSKHGMIGLTRASAVELGAHGITVNAVCPNHVTTGLGAQQNEYFSKLLGFETVEAYIANMSTKNPMGRPGLASDTAAACAWLASDDAFYVTGEAINVSGGEEMH, encoded by the coding sequence ATGTCCGGCCGCTATGCAGGAAAAACCGTTGTCGTTACCGGCTCCGGCAAACAGAAAGGGCTCGGGCAGGGCATATTGCAGCGTTTTGCCGATGAGGGCGCCCATTGCGTCGTGTCCGATCTGGCCATCGGCGAGGAGGAAGAGGCCGTCGCCGAGGAGCTGCGCGGACGCGGAGCCGAGGTGGCGACGATTGCCTGCGATGTCAGCGACGCGGCACAATGTCAGGCGCTGGTCGACCAGACGGTCGAGGCCTTTGGCGCGGTCGATATTTTCGTCAACAATGCCGGCATCGGTTTCATGATGAAGCCGCTGCTGGACGTCGATCCGGCAGACTGGGCGACGGTGATCGGGGTCAATCTGTCCGGTGCCTTCTACTGCACGCAGGCGGCGGCCAGGGCGATGGTCGCATCCGGCAAGGGCGGACGCATCATCAATATCGCCAGTCAGGCAGCGAAGACCGCTTTCCCGCATCTGCCCGCCTATGTCAGCTCGAAACACGGCATGATCGGCCTGACCAGAGCGAGCGCCGTCGAACTGGGCGCGCATGGCATCACCGTCAACGCGGTCTGTCCCAACCATGTGACAACCGGGCTGGGCGCGCAGCAGAACGAATATTTTTCCAAGCTTCTCGGGTTCGAGACCGTCGAGGCCTATATTGCCAATATGAGCACGAAGAATCCGATGGGACGCCCGGGCCTGGCGAGCGACACGGCCGCGGCCTGTGCCTGGCTGGCCAGTGATGATGCTTTTTATGTGACCGGCGAGGCGATCAACGTCTCCGGCGGGGAGGAAATGCACTGA
- a CDS encoding REDY-like protein HapK, with product MRIVVIFNLKPGVSAADYENWAKTADIPGVNKLGSVEGFTVHKATGLFGSDEASPYQYIEILDIKEMDGFVADISTEEFQAMAAPFQEFADNPQFILTEDL from the coding sequence ATGCGAATCGTGGTCATTTTCAACCTGAAGCCGGGCGTCAGTGCAGCCGACTATGAAAACTGGGCAAAGACCGCCGATATTCCGGGCGTGAACAAGCTCGGTTCGGTCGAGGGTTTCACGGTTCACAAGGCCACCGGCCTGTTCGGCTCGGACGAGGCTTCACCCTATCAATATATCGAAATACTCGACATCAAGGAGATGGACGGTTTCGTCGCCGATATCTCGACCGAGGAATTCCAGGCGATGGCCGCGCCGTTCCAGGAATTTGCCGACAATCCGCAATTCATTCTGACCGAGGATCTCTGA